The following are encoded together in the Maniola jurtina chromosome 27, ilManJurt1.1, whole genome shotgun sequence genome:
- the LOC123879258 gene encoding histone H1-like has translation MSSEESDVESLEPHTVLLKKPPSIPKIPSKVAIEQQHAKKLSTKEMINQALSESKSRKGISLHAIKKYMQVNFAVDVEKINYLIKKNIKESVESGTIIQTKGIGASGSFRLAPSSKQPKKPLEKPKKPEAATEKPKKSTLKHPEDSKPMKKVAKSATLSKTVKEDSKGSKTKPSTIKDNKKPSKTKPSTIKDNQKPSKTKPSTLNDSQKSGPSGMQTPRKKPTMMKRKSIGSIIRKPKMKPANP, from the coding sequence ATGTCTTCCGAAGAGTCAGATGTAGAAAGCCTAGAACCGCATACGGTTTTACTGAAAAAACCGCCAAGTATCCCGAAAATTCCATCAAAAGTCGCCATAGAACAACAGCACGCCAAGAAGTTAAGCACCAAAGAAATGATCAACCAAGCCTTGTCGGAATCCAAAAGCCGTAAAGGCATATCATTACACGCTATCAAGAAATACATGCAAGTTAATTTCGCTGTTGACGTCGAAAAAATTAACTATTTAATCAAGAAAAACATTAAAGAAAGCGTTGAATCAGGGACGATTATACAAACAAAAGGAATAGGAGCGTCTGGATCGTTTAGATTGGCTCCAAGTAGTAAACAACCGAAAAAACCATTAGAAAAACCGAAAAAACCAGAAGCAGCGAccgaaaaacccaaaaaatcaACCTTGAAACATCCAGAAGATAGTAAGCCTATGAAGAAAGTTGCAAAAAGTGCAACACTCAGTAAAACTGTGAAAGAAGACTCGAAAGGATCGAAAACAAAACCGTCAACCATCAAGGACAATAAAAAACCCTCGAAAACAAAACCCTCAACCATCAAGGATAATCAAAAACCCTCGAAAACAAAACCATCAACCCTCAACGACAGTCAAAAATCCGGGCCCTCGGGCATGCAGACACCAAGAAAAAAGCCAACTATGATGAAGAGAAAAAGCATCGGTTCTATAATAAGAAAGCCAAAAATGAAGCCAGCAAACCCCTAG